The DNA sequence GAAGATCAGGTACTTGTACTCGGCGATCGCCTGGAAGCGCAGCGGGACGTAGGCGACCACGCAGGCGCCGAGGAGGACGCCGACCTTGTTGCCCGACCCGCCGAGGATCACCGCGGCGAGGAACAGCATCGACGTGACGACGTCGAACTTCTGGTTGTTCACGAAGCCGAGCTGGCCGGCGTAGAGCGCCCCGGAGAGGCCGCCGATCGCCGCGCCGCTGATGAACGCCCAGATCTTGAACTTGAACGTCGGCACGCCCATGATCTCCGCCGCGTCCTCGTCGTCCCGGATGGCGACCCACGCGCGGCCGACGCGGCTGCGCTCCAGGTTCCCGACCAGGAACAGGACGGCGATGATCAGCGTGACGCACAGCCAGTACCACGGCGTGCCGTTCGAGTTGTTGAACAGCGCCGAGCCGTCGGCGTTGGTGCCCGGCGGGTGCCCGACCTCCTTGAAGCCGGAGTTGCCGCGCAGCGGGCCGACGTTGTCCGCGAGCAGGCGGACGATCTCGCCGAACCCGAGCGTCACGATCGCGAGGTAGTCCCCTCGCAGCCGTAGCGTCGGTGTCCCGAGGATCACGCCGAACACCATCGTCACCACCATGGCGATCGGCAGCACGACGAGGAACGGCAGGTGCGACAGCGACGAGTCGGGGCTGGTGAACAGCGCCATCACGTACGCGCCGATGGCGAAGAACCCGACGTACCCGAGGTCCAGCAGGCCCGCCTGGCCGACCACGACGTTGAGGCCGATGGCGACCAGCGCGTAGCGGGCCACCTCGAACATCGCGATCGGGAAGTCGTACCCCGGCTGGGTGGTCAGGATCGGCGGGTTCAGCACCGGCAGGAAGTAGATCAGCACCACCAGCGGGATCAGGACGACCCACTGCTGGACGCGGCTCAGGTTGTTCCAGCGCTCGCGGAGCGAGTGCTTGCCGGGGTTCGCCACCGCCGGCTGGGTCGTGGTCGTCGTCATACCCGGGCCTTTCCGAGCGACTCACCGAGGATGCCGGTGGGCCGGATCATCAGGACCAGCACCAGCAGGACGAACGCGACGATGTCGCGCCACCCGCCGCCGAACAGCGACTGGCCGTAGTTCTCCGCGACGCCGAGCAGCAGGCCGCCCAGCAGCGCGCCGCGCAGGTTGCCGATACCGCCGAGCACCGCCGCGGTGAACGCCTTGATGCCGAGCAGGAAGCCGCCCTGGTACCACGCGCCCTGCGGGATCTTCATCATGTAGAACAGCGCCGCCGCACCGGCGAGCAGGCCGCCGATGAGGAAGGTCAGCATGATGACGCGTTCCTTGTTGACGCCCATCAGCGTCGCGGTGTCCGGGTCCTGCGCCACGGCGCGGATGCCGCGCCCGAACTTCGTCTTGTTGACGAAGTAGTTGGCGCCCAGCATCAACAGGATCGACGCGACGACCGTGATGATCGTGACGTTGGTGATGCTGCCGCCGAAGAGCGTGAAGACTTCCTGGTTGCGCATGAGGCGGATGCCCAGCTCGGGGTTGCCGCCGCGCCAGATGAAGATGAGCTGCTGCAGCACGAACGAGGCGCCGATCGCGGTGATCAGGAAGACGAGCTTGGGTGCCCCGCGTTTTCTCAGCGGCCGGTAGGCGACCCGTTCGAGGACCACCGCCGTACCGCCGGAGATCGCCATCGACGCCAGCAACGCGAGCAGCAGGAAGCCGATCAGCTCGATCACGGTGAGCGTGGGCGTGTTACCGGGGCGGAAGCCGAGGCCGTAGAAGGTGAACCACGTCGCGTAGACGCCGTAGATGAACACCTCGGAGTGGGCGAAGTTGATGAGCTTCAGGACGCCGTAAACGAGCGTGTAGCCCAGCGCCACGAGCGCGTAGATGCTGCCGTAGGCCAGCCCGTCGAACGTGTTGTTCCAGAACTGGTCGAGGAACGCGTTCACGTCGAACGTGATCCAGCTGTCGCTCTGCGCCAGAACGACCGAGCTCAGGTGATGAGTCAATGACACACTAGTTCTCCATGTGGGACCGGGGTGCTCACCCGGCGGGATCCAGCCGCCGGGCGAGCACCCCGGGAATCAGAACGGAAGCGTTGCGCTACTTGATCTCGGTGTTGCGGACGATCTTCCCGCCCTCGACCTTGTAGGTCCACACGGTCGTGCTGGACAGCTCGCCCTTGTCGTCCCACTTGAAGTGCTTCGTGATGCCCTGGCCGTCGTAGGTCTTGACGAAGTCCAGCAGGCCCGCGCGGTCCTTCTTGCCCGCGTCGATGCCCTTGAGCAGGATCGTCGCCAGGTCGTAGGCCTCGGGCGAGTAGGTGCCCGGGTCCTTGCCGACGGCGGCCTTGTAGGCGTCGGTGAACTTGGTGAACTGGTCAGCCGGGACGCACGGGCAGGTGAAGTACGCCTTCGAGGCCGCCTCGCCGGCGCCCTTGACGAACTCGTCGTCCTTGACACCGTCCGGGCCGACGAACTTGGCCTCGACACCCGCGTCGTTCAGCTGCTGCGCGAAGGGCGCGGCTTCCTGGTAGTACCCGGAGTAGAACACCGCGTCCGGCTTCTCGCTCTTGATCTTGTTGACCACGGCCGAGAAGTCGGTCTGCTTCGTCTTGACGCTGTCCTGGCAGGTGCCCTTGTCGCCGAGCGCCTGGATGGTCGACGCGGCGAGGCCGGTGCCGTAGTCGGAGTCGTCCTTGATGACGCACACCTTGGCGGCCTTGAGCTCACCGGTCATGAACTTCGCGGCGGCCGGGCCCTGGGTGTTGTCGTTGCCCAGACCGCGGAAGAAGGTCTTCCAGCCGTTCTGGGACAGGGTCGGGTTGGTGGCCGACGGGGTGACCGTGACCAGGCCCGCGCCGTTGAAGATGTTGCCCGCGGCCTTGGACTCGCCGGAGAACGGCAGGCCGACGACGCCGATGATGGCCGGCGTGTTGACGATCTGCGTCACGATGCCGGGCGCCTTGTCGGGCGTGCCCTCGGTGTCGAACTGCTCCAGCTTGACCTGGCAGCCCGGGTTCGCCTTGTTGTGCTGGTCCACGGCGAGCTTCGCGCCGTTCAGGATGTTGACGCCCAGCGCGGCGTTGGCGCCGTTGATGGTGCCCGCGTACGCGATGGAAGTCGGGGAACACTGGGCCTTGCCGTCACCGGCCGGGTCGGCCGCGTCGGCGGCGGCGGACGGAGCCGCGGCCTGGGACTGCGAGCTCGCGCTGCTGTCACCCGAGCCGCTGTCGGTCCGTGCCGAACACGCGCTGAGCGAAATGGCCCCGGCAGCGGCCAGCACGATGAACCGCGCAAGTCGTGCTTTCTGCACTCGTTCCTCCAAATGCCACCTGACCGCCCGGTAGGACGGCTGTCCCCATGTGGGACCTGACTGGCCGCTGAAAGTAGCCGCCCCGGGAGCCGTTGCACAGAGTCACACGTGCTCTTGTAGCCACATCGTGACGGTCGTCACGAGTATTAACGTATGATTTACACCCGCTCGTCGTAATTTGACCAGCGGGTTGTGACTCTCGGTGCTCAACAGCCCGCAGAGTGCCCCTTGACGCCCGGTTCAAGGTGTGCAGAGTCTACGGACCGCGAGACGATCACCGCGCCCGGCCACGCCGGGAAGGTTCGCAAAGGTACCAACAACGCCCTTTCGGGCACCCGGAGCGTCACGAAAAAGAGGCGCACCGGCTGCCCGGCGCGCGCCTCTTTTCGTGGTCGGTCAGCTCCCGATGCTCTCCACAACAGCCTCGGCCACGGCCTTCATGGTGGTCCGGCGGTCCATGGCGGTCCGCTGGATCCACCGGAAGGCATCGGGCTCGGTGAGCCCCTGGCGGCTCATGAGCAGCCCCTTGGCCCGGTCGATGACCTTGCGCGTCTCGAGCCGATCGGTGAGCCCGGCAACCTCGGCCTCGAGCGCCTGCAACTCGGAGAACCGGCTGACGGCGAGCTCGATGGCGGGCACGAGGTCGCGCTTCGCGAAGGGCTTGACCAGGTAGGCCATGGTCCCGGCGTCCCTCGCGCGCTCGACGAGGTCCCGCTGGCTGAAAGCGGTGAGGATGACGACCGGAGCGATCCGGTCCCCGGTGATCTTCGAAGCGGCCTCGATGCCGTCGAGCTTCGGCATCTTGACGTCGAGGATCACGAGATCGGGCTTGAGGTCGGTGGCCAGCGCGATGGCCTGCTCCCCGTCCCCGGCTTCCCCGACGACTTCGTAGCCTTCTTCGCGCAGCATTTCGACGAGGTCCAGCCGGATGAGCGCCTCGTCCTCCGCAACGAGCACCCGTCGCTGCGGCACGGTGGCGGCACCGTTGGCCTCGGTAGCCTGATCGGTCACCGGGGTCCTCCTGAAGACTCGGCGGGACGGTCGGTTTTCGCGGCTTCCCGCGAACCTGAAGCCTACCGGGAACGATCCAGTTCCCGAGATGGCGTTCACCACTCAGTGGCGCGGACGACACTCCTGGCCCCGAGAGTCGCCGGGAGGCGGTGATCCCGTAGGGTTGCTGCGTCGCGCCCCCGTAGCCCAACTGGCAGAGGCAACGGATTCAAAACCCGTCCAGTGTGAGTTCGAATCTCACCGGGGGCACTCGCGAGCACCTGCAGAGTTCTGCAGCTGACCAGCATAACTGTGGCGTCAGCCGATCACCGGGCCACCGGCAACGACCGGCTGCGCGCGGCCGAAGACGGCGGTGCGCGGTCTATTCGCGGTCCACGAGAAGCTGTGGCGTCGGTCACGCTAGCGTGTTGTTGCATGAGCTTCGACTTCGGCGACGTCCCAACGTGGATATCAGCCATCTCCGCCACAGGAGCCCTCATCGCGGCAGGTTTCGCTGCATGGTGGACCTCCAAGACTGCAACGTCAGCTGGCCAGCAAGTGGTGGCGGTCCGTGAGCAGGTTGAGGCAGAACGCGAGCAGCTCGAACTCGCGAAAGGCGAGGCTGAACGCCAACAAGCGTTGGCGGCGCAAGCCGACGAACGCGCAGCGGCCGCTGCCGAGCGCGAACGCGTAGCAGCCGAGGCAGCCGAGAGCCGAGCAGAAGCAGCAGCCCAGCGTGAACGGGCCGCATATAGGGCAGCTGAAGATCGCTTCCTGCGCGCACAACTCGACACTCGCGCACCGACGGTCTACGCAAGAGCAACGCCAGGCTCAGTACTACGTGAGCACACTGTCGCGACCGTCGATGGCCCCTCGCCCACGCCGCTCCTCGCAGTGGTGCCGCTGGCGACTTATCAAGAGAATCCAAACGCAATATTTTGGAGCAGTCGATATTCGATAAGCGAGACAGTTAGCATACCGGACGACAAATTCTATGTATTCGTTCTCACTGCAACAATTCAATTTGTCAACAGCTCAGATGTTCCCGCGCGGATCGACTTTCCCAATCTTGAAAACGTTACCCTGCTCGGCCGCCGTTGGGGTCAGGAACTAGTTGTGCCGCCACGAGAAGCTCGACACGTTGTCGCCCGAAGAAAACTCGAATCCGCCGGCATGAAGACCAACGAAGGGATTGGAAATCCCAACGTCACCACTCTCGATCTTGAGTACTGGGTACGCGATCTTGGGACAAATGTACGTGACACATTCCGTCTCTGCCTTGACATGCGGTACTTTGAGCGCGACGGCTCACGATTGACCGTGAAGCCCGAACCAGCATTCCCCTGGGAGGAATGCTTCGGAGGACAAATAAAGCAGCGCCTATACGAGCAACTCGACACAGGTGAACACTTTGACAAATGAATAAAATAATTGCCGATCTATGTTTCCAAGTCAAGAATTCGCGCAATTCGCTTCCGCACTTTCCCCCTGCCAGTCGAGTGCTCTCTCGATGCGGTCGTGGGCGGCCGGCTCCAGGCCGGCGATCACCTTGGCGTAGATCTGGTGCAGTACGGCGACCGAGTGGCCGGCCCACTCGGCTCACTGCGTAGACGGCACCCCAGCGGACAGCCAGGTGGACATACAAGCGTGCCGCAGGTCGTAGGGGCGCTTCGCCAGCGGCGAGGCGTACTCGCCCTCTGAGAGCGCACCCTTCCGCGCCTTGTCCTAGACACGGTGGCGAAACGTTACCGCGAGACTAGGACGCTGCACTCTCGGAACGCCGTCACCTCGCGCCGGCCGCCGTCACGAACTCGAGTGTCGCCGCGGGTCACACGACTGAGGGACTGCACGGTTGACTCGCAACCGTACAGTCCCTTATGAAAGAGTGACCGTCCTAAGCGGACTCTGCTCCGTCGTGGAACACCTCGAGGCGGACCTTTGCCGCTGCCTCGTTGTCCAACCAGCGCAACTCGAACTGCTCGCCGTACCAGTCGAGCCGAGCCGTCTCCAGTTCCTCCTGCGCGCTTTCCATTCCCGGATCCGCGCGATCCTCGTACCGCCAGTGCTCCGGTTGGTCCAAGTCCCGTCGCGCGAAAACCATGTCGACGTAAGTGACATCGTCAGCGCTCTTCACGAGCTCGGGAACCGTGACGTGGAGGTATCCCTCGATGCGCGTCCCGTCCGATACTTCGGCGATCCGGTCAGCGAACGCGAATTCGTTCGACGTGTCGTGCTCCATGGGCACCTCCCGCGGGTCAGTGTCGCACATGGTAGTTGTTGGTGTACTTCTTGTTGACGCGACCAGACTCGAAGTTGGACTGCCAGCCACGCCGCCCCTTGTTCTCCGGGGATCGGTATTGGCGTTTCCCGTTGCGGGAGACCCAGCGGACGCTGCCGCGCTTCGTGACGGTCTTCTTGGCGAGGGGGCCGACCCAGATACGACCGGCCACCCTGGATTGGCGGAAGGTCGCCTTGACGCCCTTGTAGACGAATCCTTGCGAACGCCGGGCCGCCTTGAGGATCGTACCGACCCCGCGGGCGAACTTGGCTGCCTTGTAAGCACCGATCGCCGCGCCGACGGCGGCCGTGCCGATCCCGGCGGTGAGGACGCCGGCGAGGGCTTGCGCGCCGTACCGTGCTGCCGCTCCCCAGTTCCCCTGGATGGCGTTTCCTGCCGCAGCCACCCCGCTCGCGATGGTTCCGATCGGTCCGGGGATCCACGAGGCGACTTCGGCCACCTTGGTCACGACGCTCACGATCGAGCTGAACCAGGAGCCGCCGTCGAGGTCCATCGCGTTGATCGGGTCGCCGGCGACGTAGTCGTAATCGTTGGCGGAACCCCCGTCGACCGGGTCGACGGAGAGGAAGCGGCCGAGCAGCGGGCTGTAGGGCCGGGCCCCCATCTGCACCACGGACAGCGCGCCCGTGTGCTCGTAGGGACGCTGGTACTGGCCGAGCCAGCCGTAGTCCATCGAGCCCGGGGCGTTGTCCGGCACGTTCTGGCTGTCGACCGCACCCGAGGCGGTCAACGGCTGCCCGTACGGGTCGAAGGTCCGCAGCTCACCGACCTGGTGGCCCGAGGAGTCGGTGGACAACACCAGGTCGCCGCGCACCGACGGGTGGTCGTAGGTCGGCGTGAACGCTCCGTCGGAGCCAACCCTCGTCGTGTAGAGGACGCCACCAGGCAGGGTCAATGCGAGCGTGGTGAGCCGGCCATCGGCGGACAGGGTCAAGTCCGCGGTGTCGCCGTCGCTCGTGTAGCCGTACCGGACGACTGTGTTGTTGTCGCAGTCACGCGGGTCGCGTCGCACGATCCGGTCGGTCACGTCCCGGGTGTAGGCGATGTCGGCGTTGAGCGCCGGATTCGGGCCGACGCTCTTGACGCCGATGTTGCGGTCGGAACCGTCCCAGGTCAGGGTCGTAGCCGTACCATCGGTCGCTTTCCAGCCGGTGGTGTTGCCGTTGGTGTCGTAGGTGAAGCCGGACAGGATTGTGGCACCTTCGGTGGCCAGCAGCCGGTCGGCCGCGTCGTAGCAGTACCGGGTTTCGGCGGTGCCGGAGGCGGTCTGGTCGAGCAGGCGCATCCGGTTGGTGTTCAGGCCCGCGTTCGCCTGGGTGCCGTTGGGACAGGTCGCGGACGCGGACGCGGTGTAGTCGTAGGTGTAGTGGTGCCCGGTGACGTAGGCCTCGGTGAGCCGCCCGACCCCGTCGTAGATGTAGTTGGGCGCGTCCGGCCGGGCATCGACGCCGGCGAGGGACTCGTCGATGATCGTCCCCGCCGACGTTCGACCGACCTTGCTGACCAGATCTCTGCCGTCGCTGGTCTTCCAGCCGAGGGACAGGAGCCTGGCCGCGTTGTCCTTCGACGTCGACGCCAGTGAGGTGCCGTTGGCGTAGTCGACGGTGGCGAGCTCACCGGCGTTGTCGTAGCCGACGGTGGCCAGGGTCTGACCATCGAGCTTCTGGGTGAGGGTCCTGCCCGCGTCGTCGTAGGTGGTGGAGATCGTCCTCGGCTGGTCCGCGGCGTTGGGTGGGGTGACGGTGGCGGAGGTGACGCGGCCCGCCTGGTCGTAGACGGTGCTGGTGCGCACGCCGTTGACGTCGGTGTAGCCCACCTCACGACCGAGGAAGTCGACCGTGGTCGTGACGGTGCCCTTGTCGTCGCTCATCGAGGTGGTGAGCGGGTCTCCGCCGACCGCGTAGTCGTGGGTTACGGTCCGCGCGGGGGCATCGGTGCTCGCGGGCACCTTGACCTGGACGGGCCGGTCTCGGCTGTCGTAGCTGGTGCAGGTCCACGCCCCGCCGGTCGCCTCGGCGATCACGCGCCCGGACGCGTCGTAGACCTGCTCGTCGACCCGCGCCGGGCCCGTCGCCGGGGCCGTCGACGTGGTCAGCTTCGCCAGGCCGCCCTGGTTGACCGCGGCGCTGCCGGCCACGCACGGGTTGACCCGCGTCTCGGTGTCGCCGTAGTACGAGTAGGTGGTTTTCGCGCCGGTGGCCATGGTCTTGGCGGTCTTGCGCAGGTAGCCACTGCCGGGCGTCTCGTAGGAGACCGCCCCGGCGACCTTCAGCCCCGACGGGTTGGCCAGTCCGGACGTGGCCAGCCCGTACACCGGGTCGATCCCGCTGTCGCTGAAGCTGGTGGTTCCCGTCTTGTCCGCGACGCCGTCGGATTCCGACGCCGTGGTAGAGGTCTTGAGCCCGTAGTGCGGCCGCAGCTGCGTCCCAGGTACGGGCTGCTGGGTGCCGGACGGGGTGGTCCAGTGCAGTTCCAGCTGGGCGGTCAGGTCGAACTCGTAGTAGTCGACGCGAATTCGTTTGGCCTGGCCGGCGGAATCGGCGTGCACGACGCCCTGGCGCCACTTCGCGGTGGTGTTGATCCAGTCGTCGATGACGAGCTGGTCGTCGACCCACACGCGAACGCCGTCGTCGGCGAGCAGCCGCAACGTGTAGTCACCGGCGACGGGGAAGACGATGTCGCCGCCCGCGCGCAGCGAGTAGTGGTCCGCGGGAATTCCCGCGGTGGGCGCCACCGAACCCCAGTTCTTGACGAACGTGCCGTCCGCGGTGCCGAGTCCGGTGGTGTAGACCTTCGGCGCGCCGGAGAGCTGGTCGTTGTCGTACCAGGACACGGCGAGGCCGTTGATGCCTTCGTCGTAGCCGTTGTGGCCGTGGGACATTCCTCCCGGACAGGTACCGCCGGGCAGCTGACCGATGAAGCAGGACGCCGGTGCCGGGCCGTAGGAGTCGACCGGGCGGTCGGCGTAGTCGTAGACCGTGGTGGTCTTGCGTCCGGCCGCGTCAGTGGTCGACAGCGGCAGATCCTTCGGACTCCATTCCTGCGTCGACGTCTTCCCCGCGCTGTCGGTCGTGGACGTGGTCCGGTCAGCGGCGTCGTAGGTGACCTTCGAGAAGAACCCGGTCGCGGGGCTCAGCCCCGCGACGTCCACAAAGGTCTGACGGTTCGCCGGGTCGTAGCGGTAAGCGCGGGCCGACCGGGCCTTGCCGATCGCGGGCACCGCGGAGTTGACCGAGATGGCCTTCGGCTTGGCGGCGGTGTCGTAGGAGATCGTGTGGGTCAGGTCGCCTTCGTTTGCTTTGCGGTTGACCGGGTCCGCGGCGATCCAGTCGTTGGCGAGGCTGTCCCGCGTTCCGGCGAGCAGACCGGCCGCGTTGTACCCGTAGTCGGTGATCTCCGAGCCCGGATCCTCGATCCGGCCGAGCTGGTTGCCGCCGACGTACCAGAGGCGGGTTTCGGTGCCGTCCCAGTAGCTGATCCGGCACAGCATCTGTGCCGGCGGCAGGGTTTGCGCGCCGGCGGGAGCGGTTGCGCCGCCGTAGCAGTCGTCGCCCGCGCGGTTGTAGTGCAGGACGTGCGAGCGCTGCGAGACCGGGTCCTTGATCTCGCGCAGCCGCGAGGGAGTGCCGTCGTAGATGTACTGCAGCGCCGTGGGCTTGCGGGAGTCGATGCTGGAGGTCTGGCTCTCCAACTTGCCGTCGGCGCGGAAGACGAACACCTCGCCGCCGTCGGTCAGGGTGATCTTCCCTCCCGCGTCGACTCCGAGAACACCGTCTTCGCCACTCGGCGGGGTGTAGCCGCCGGCGCTCTTCTTGGTCCAGGTGTGCTTGGCACCCGACGCGTCGGTCAGCACGATGTTCTGGTCGCTGACCTTGGCCTCGGTATAGCTCGAGCCGTCACCGTCCAGGTCCGCCGACAGCGCCCAGCCCCGCGGCAGCACCGGGAGGTCGCTGGTGTAGAGCCAGTCGGCGGGCACGATCTGTGGGGCGACGGTGGTGTTGTCGGTGGTGCGGACGAACAGCCGCATCTTCGCCGCGCCGGTCGCTTCGGCGTTCTCGACCTTGATCGGGACCCGCTGGCCCGCGGTCAGCGTGACATTGGTGGCCTGGGTCCAGTTCAGGTCACTGGCGCTGTTGACCTCGTAGACCTTGGCGCCGTTGATCCACACGGTCGCACCGTCGTCGTGCACGCCTGCCAGCTGGTAGGTCCCGGCGACCGGGGCCTGGAAGAAGCCTTCCCAGCGGGCGACGAACCAGTCCGCGGGCAACGCCGGCGCGAACGGCGAGTCGGTACCCCAGTCGACGTTCACCTGCGGCTCAGTGCGCACCAGCACCGGCTGCTGAGGGTCGCTGATGATGCCGTTGTGCGAGAGGTCGACGAAGTAGGACGCCTTGAGGCCCTTGTTCTCCACCTGCTGGGAGTTGTAGGTGAACGACAGTCCCGCGTTGCCGCCGACCGTGGTGAAAGTCGGCGTCTGCGCACTGGTCGACACGTTGCCGTTGGCGAGGTTGACTTCGACCGGACCGGCGTCGTCCGTCGGGGAGGGCCCGTGGTCGCCGATGCGCTGGTCGATCTTGAAGTGGCCGACCCAGGTCGGGGTGATCGTCGTGGTGCCGCTGTAGGTCATCGCCTGCCACGTGTAGGCGACGCCGTCCTGCAGGATGCCCGCCGGGACCGTCCAGGTCGGCGTCGTCAGGCAGCCGGATTCGACCACCACGCCGGACTTGGCGTCCGCGCCGGTCGCGATGCGGAAGCAGTACTTGACCTGCTCGCCGTCGGGGTCGGCGACCGGGTTGACCGCCAGGGTCGGAGTCAGCGACGTCGACACGGTTCCGTCGACCGGCCCGACGAGCGTCGCAGCCGGGGCCGGGGAGCCGGTGTCGACGGTGAGAGTGGCGTTCAGGTTCTTGTACGTCCAGGTGCCGGGGTTCTCCGCCCCGACCATCATGAAGAACACCGAGCCGTCGCGGGCATTCACGCGGTCGCGGATGAACCCCGTCATCCCCTCGCCGACGAAACTGCCGACGTCGCCGACCAGCGCGCTGGTCATGTAGCCGCCGACGCCGTTGAAGTTGAAGCCCGACGCGTGGTAGAGGTTCGCGTTCCACGTCTTCAGCGACCCGACCACGCTCGTGTTGCGCGTCAGGTCCATGCGCGCGCCGACCACCGTCTTGCCGAACAGCGGCGAATAGTCCATGTGGAAGACACTGCGGTTGTACGTGTCGCCCTTGGCCTGGCTGTTGCCGATCCGCAGGCCGCAAGCGTCGCAGTTCGTGCCGTCGGAGCGGTAGGAGTGCGACTCCGTGACGCCGTAGGTGAAGGTCGGGTCCACCGACACCGGGTAGACCCGCTTCGGGTCACGCAGCCAGTTCGGGTCGACCGCGACCGTCAGCCACCAGTCAGCGCCGGCCTTCTCGAGGGCGTAGGTGCCACCGGTCATCGCCGGCGCGGTCTCGCCGTTGCCCGCGGAGTCCCAGGTCTCGATCGGCGGCAACACGATCTTCGCCGCGCCCGCCTTATCGGCGAGGGTGACCGAGCCGTTCTTCTCCAGCTTCGGGGTCAGGTCACCGGTGGTGAGCTTGAACTTCCACGCCGAGCGGCCGTCGGCCGGGGGCCGCTTGAGCTTGATGGTCTCCTTGACCGCGCCCGGGGTGACCTCGTAGTCCAGGTCCGTGCCTGCGGCGACCTCGGGGTAGGTGACCGAATCGCCCTTTACCGCCGCCGTGGTCGGG is a window from the Amycolatopsis sp. cg9 genome containing:
- a CDS encoding branched-chain amino acid ABC transporter permease, translating into MTTTTTQPAVANPGKHSLRERWNNLSRVQQWVVLIPLVVLIYFLPVLNPPILTTQPGYDFPIAMFEVARYALVAIGLNVVVGQAGLLDLGYVGFFAIGAYVMALFTSPDSSLSHLPFLVVLPIAMVVTMVFGVILGTPTLRLRGDYLAIVTLGFGEIVRLLADNVGPLRGNSGFKEVGHPPGTNADGSALFNNSNGTPWYWLCVTLIIAVLFLVGNLERSRVGRAWVAIRDDEDAAEIMGVPTFKFKIWAFISGAAIGGLSGALYAGQLGFVNNQKFDVVTSMLFLAAVILGGSGNKVGVLLGACVVAYVPLRFQAIAEYKYLIFGLALIILMIFRPQGLLGARQRLLAYGRQAYQRLLGRGEQISSDGALQTEPTPGSKS
- a CDS encoding branched-chain amino acid ABC transporter permease, which produces MTHHLSSVVLAQSDSWITFDVNAFLDQFWNNTFDGLAYGSIYALVALGYTLVYGVLKLINFAHSEVFIYGVYATWFTFYGLGFRPGNTPTLTVIELIGFLLLALLASMAISGGTAVVLERVAYRPLRKRGAPKLVFLITAIGASFVLQQLIFIWRGGNPELGIRLMRNQEVFTLFGGSITNVTIITVVASILLMLGANYFVNKTKFGRGIRAVAQDPDTATLMGVNKERVIMLTFLIGGLLAGAAALFYMMKIPQGAWYQGGFLLGIKAFTAAVLGGIGNLRGALLGGLLLGVAENYGQSLFGGGWRDIVAFVLLVLVLMIRPTGILGESLGKARV
- a CDS encoding branched-chain amino acid ABC transporter substrate-binding protein, which encodes MLAAAGAISLSACSARTDSGSGDSSASSQSQAAAPSAAADAADPAGDGKAQCSPTSIAYAGTINGANAALGVNILNGAKLAVDQHNKANPGCQVKLEQFDTEGTPDKAPGIVTQIVNTPAIIGVVGLPFSGESKAAGNIFNGAGLVTVTPSATNPTLSQNGWKTFFRGLGNDNTQGPAAAKFMTGELKAAKVCVIKDDSDYGTGLAASTIQALGDKGTCQDSVKTKQTDFSAVVNKIKSEKPDAVFYSGYYQEAAPFAQQLNDAGVEAKFVGPDGVKDDEFVKGAGEAASKAYFTCPCVPADQFTKFTDAYKAAVGKDPGTYSPEAYDLATILLKGIDAGKKDRAGLLDFVKTYDGQGITKHFKWDDKGELSSTTVWTYKVEGGKIVRNTEIK
- a CDS encoding ANTAR domain-containing response regulator; the encoded protein is MTDQATEANGAATVPQRRVLVAEDEALIRLDLVEMLREEGYEVVGEAGDGEQAIALATDLKPDLVILDVKMPKLDGIEAASKITGDRIAPVVILTAFSQRDLVERARDAGTMAYLVKPFAKRDLVPAIELAVSRFSELQALEAEVAGLTDRLETRKVIDRAKGLLMSRQGLTEPDAFRWIQRTAMDRRTTMKAVAEAVVESIGS
- a CDS encoding PA14 domain-containing protein codes for the protein MLVLTMTLLVGSTEAIAAPPVAPKPIDPRDVGLLSPTAPAPVAPQAPSTADFTAQTRRDGGAGTHFDPQRSTPVSRSMFTTEYVNADGTHSVRQSNQPMNVQDEHGQWQPVRTTLEADPATKRADADNHPLSPSLASKADDAAVLQVESGGHTAGLALDQAAPTTAAVKGDSVTYPEVAAGTDLDYEVTPGAVKETIKLKRPPADGRSAWKFKLTTGDLTPKLEKNGSVTLADKAGAAKIVLPPIETWDSAGNGETAPAMTGGTYALEKAGADWWLTVAVDPNWLRDPKRVYPVSVDPTFTYGVTESHSYRSDGTNCDACGLRIGNSQAKGDTYNRSVFHMDYSPLFGKTVVGARMDLTRNTSVVGSLKTWNANLYHASGFNFNGVGGYMTSALVGDVGSFVGEGMTGFIRDRVNARDGSVFFMMVGAENPGTWTYKNLNATLTVDTGSPAPAATLVGPVDGTVSTSLTPTLAVNPVADPDGEQVKYCFRIATGADAKSGVVVESGCLTTPTWTVPAGILQDGVAYTWQAMTYSGTTTITPTWVGHFKIDQRIGDHGPSPTDDAGPVEVNLANGNVSTSAQTPTFTTVGGNAGLSFTYNSQQVENKGLKASYFVDLSHNGIISDPQQPVLVRTEPQVNVDWGTDSPFAPALPADWFVARWEGFFQAPVAGTYQLAGVHDDGATVWINGAKVYEVNSASDLNWTQATNVTLTAGQRVPIKVENAEATGAAKMRLFVRTTDNTTVAPQIVPADWLYTSDLPVLPRGWALSADLDGDGSSYTEAKVSDQNIVLTDASGAKHTWTKKSAGGYTPPSGEDGVLGVDAGGKITLTDGGEVFVFRADGKLESQTSSIDSRKPTALQYIYDGTPSRLREIKDPVSQRSHVLHYNRAGDDCYGGATAPAGAQTLPPAQMLCRISYWDGTETRLWYVGGNQLGRIEDPGSEITDYGYNAAGLLAGTRDSLANDWIAADPVNRKANEGDLTHTISYDTAAKPKAISVNSAVPAIGKARSARAYRYDPANRQTFVDVAGLSPATGFFSKVTYDAADRTTSTTDSAGKTSTQEWSPKDLPLSTTDAAGRKTTTVYDYADRPVDSYGPAPASCFIGQLPGGTCPGGMSHGHNGYDEGINGLAVSWYDNDQLSGAPKVYTTGLGTADGTFVKNWGSVAPTAGIPADHYSLRAGGDIVFPVAGDYTLRLLADDGVRVWVDDQLVIDDWINTTAKWRQGVVHADSAGQAKRIRVDYYEFDLTAQLELHWTTPSGTQQPVPGTQLRPHYGLKTSTTASESDGVADKTGTTSFSDSGIDPVYGLATSGLANPSGLKVAGAVSYETPGSGYLRKTAKTMATGAKTTYSYYGDTETRVNPCVAGSAAVNQGGLAKLTTSTAPATGPARVDEQVYDASGRVIAEATGGAWTCTSYDSRDRPVQVKVPASTDAPARTVTHDYAVGGDPLTTSMSDDKGTVTTTVDFLGREVGYTDVNGVRTSTVYDQAGRVTSATVTPPNAADQPRTISTTYDDAGRTLTQKLDGQTLATVGYDNAGELATVDYANGTSLASTSKDNAARLLSLGWKTSDGRDLVSKVGRTSAGTIIDESLAGVDARPDAPNYIYDGVGRLTEAYVTGHHYTYDYTASASATCPNGTQANAGLNTNRMRLLDQTASGTAETRYCYDAADRLLATEGATILSGFTYDTNGNTTGWKATDGTATTLTWDGSDRNIGVKSVGPNPALNADIAYTRDVTDRIVRRDPRDCDNNTVVRYGYTSDGDTADLTLSADGRLTTLALTLPGGVLYTTRVGSDGAFTPTYDHPSVRGDLVLSTDSSGHQVGELRTFDPYGQPLTASGAVDSQNVPDNAPGSMDYGWLGQYQRPYEHTGALSVVQMGARPYSPLLGRFLSVDPVDGGSANDYDYVAGDPINAMDLDGGSWFSSIVSVVTKVAEVASWIPGPIGTIASGVAAAGNAIQGNWGAAARYGAQALAGVLTAGIGTAAVGAAIGAYKAAKFARGVGTILKAARRSQGFVYKGVKATFRQSRVAGRIWVGPLAKKTVTKRGSVRWVSRNGKRQYRSPENKGRRGWQSNFESGRVNKKYTNNYHVRH